In Apium graveolens cultivar Ventura chromosome 10, ASM990537v1, whole genome shotgun sequence, the following are encoded in one genomic region:
- the LOC141691793 gene encoding uncharacterized protein LOC141691793, protein MFESTSQTHTLVTHHHEPSQDPSPHYYLHPFDNPGMKLVLIKFDGTGYNDWKRLFLISLSAKNKCGFVDKSIPKPVEIDPYYKAWERCNSMMISWILGVLDQNLARSMLYFKSAREIWENLAENNVQASETLMYGLQQSLYEIRQGHDSISTYYTKIKMLYDQLDVVDPIKSCNCTQCTCQISQKLIKSQEDRRLIEFLMN, encoded by the coding sequence ATGTTTGAATCAACATCACAAACACACACACTTGTTACACATCATCATGAACCTTCTCAAGATCCATCACCTCATTACTacttacatccatttgataatcCTGGGATGAAATTAGTTTTAATTAAGTTTGATGGAACTGGATACAATGATTGGAAGAGATTGTTTCTTATCAGTTTGTCTGCGAAAAACAAATGTGGATTTGTTGATAAAAGTATCCCAAAACCTGTTGAAATTGATCCATATTATAAGGCATGGGAACGATGCAATAGTATGATGATTTCATGGATTTTAGGAGTTTTAGATCAGAATTTGGCTAGAAGTATGCTTTATTTCAAGTCTGCAAGGGAAATTTGGGAGAATTTGGCTGAGAATAATGTTCAGGCTTCAGAAACTCTGATGTATGGTTTGCAACAATCATTATATGAGATTAGACAAGGACATGATAGCATTTCTACATATTACACTAAGATTAAGATGTTATACGATCAACTTGATGTTGTAGATCCTATTAAGAGTTGCAATTGTACTCAATGCACTTGTCAGATTAGTCAGAAGTTGATAAAGTCACAAGAGGATAGAAGATTGATTGAGTTCTTGATGAATTAA
- the LOC141688932 gene encoding uncharacterized protein LOC141688932, translating to MSRDLILRSPPLDRRQPLLSTTSIPSHRNTSRCLAETAGMTTAGCAAVCCLPVGVVAILFLAVYKVPAKLCRRAIRMKKRRRLRSMSSPELNRNRCECGFEEVHMMSCGGGQVVCGTSLEMDNDVMELEKEMWDRFYGTGFWRSLSQREG from the coding sequence ATGTCGCGAGACTTAATTCTCCGATCACCTCCACTTGATCGTCGACAACCCCTCCTATCAACCACCTCAATACCATCACACCGCAATACCTCTAGATGTCTTGCCGAGACAGCCGGCATGACAACTGCAGGATGCGCCGCAGTATGTTGCTTACCTGTAGGCGTGGTTGCAATTCTATTCCTGGCGGTTTACAAAGTACCTGCAAAGCTTTGTAGGAGAGCAATAAGAATGAAGAAAAGGCGGAGATTGCGATCAATGTCATCGCCCGAGCTGAATCGAAATAGATGCGAGTGCGGATTCGAAGAAGTACATATGATGAGTTGCGGTGGGGGACAAGTTGTTTGTGGAACGTCGTTGGAAATGGATAACGATGTGATGGAATTGGAGAAGGAAATGTGGGATAGGTTTTATGGGACTGGGTTTTGGAGAAGCCTTTCTCAAAGAGAAGGCTGA